From the Heptranchias perlo isolate sHepPer1 chromosome 26, sHepPer1.hap1, whole genome shotgun sequence genome, one window contains:
- the med18 gene encoding mediator of RNA polymerase II transcription subunit 18, producing the protein MEAPPVTVLPVIGGTINMMEYILQGSVLDQSLESLLHRLRGLCDNMEPETFVDHELVFLLKAQQGSPFILRARRAVDKPGMPWHLRYLGQPEIGDKNRSALVRNCVDIATSDSLTEFLIEMGFRMDHEFVVKGHIFRKGIMKIVVSKVFRILLPGNIDNIEPLSLSYLVELNVVAPPGQDPVSDDMKSFSEQLKPLVHLEKIDPKRLHQV; encoded by the exons ATGGAGGCCCCTCCTGTAACTGTGTTACCTGTCATTGGTGGAACCATCAATATGATGGAATATATTCTGCAAG GGAGTGTGCTGGACCAGAGTCTGGAAAGTCTTCTTCATCGACTTCGTGGGCTTTGTGATAATATGGAGCCAGAAACCTTTGTAGATCATGAACTGGTTTTTCTGCTAAAAGCCCAGCAAGGaagcccatttattttaaggGCTCGACGTGCTGTCGATAAGCCAGGCATGCCTTGGCATCTCCGCTACCTTGGGCAGCCAGAAATTGGGGATAAAAACCGATCTGCGCTGGTACGTAATTGTGTGGACATTGCCACTTCTGACAGCTTAACTGAATTTCTAATAGAAATGGGTTTCCGAATGGACCATGAGTTTGTGGTGAAGGGGCACATTTTTCGCAAAGGGATTATGAAGATTGTAGTGTCCAAGGTCTTTCGGATTCTGCTCCCTGGTAACATAGATAACATTGAGCCGCTATCATTGTCGTATCTTGTAGAACTGAATGTAGTGGCTCCTCCTGGCCAGGACCCTGTGTCAGATGACATGAAGAGTTTTTCAGAACAGCTGAAGCCTTTGGTTCATCTTGAAAAAATTGACCCCAAAAGATTACATCAGGTGTAG